One region of Etheostoma cragini isolate CJK2018 chromosome 16, CSU_Ecrag_1.0, whole genome shotgun sequence genomic DNA includes:
- the macir gene encoding macrophage immunometabolism regulator — MSVRMEMDINGVSRAHVSILPAAEIKAALKPEAERPRCASTPCSPIRGTVAGYQILHMDSHYLVGFTTGEELLKLAHQWSEGTPEKGSVSEAVSSSIQSTVPKSVDLGIHRSSRICKGKSRYYQPYDIPTANGRRRRRMPSSSDTFLRSLAHGEPGKGLHATLPLCLLKGKRAQSKSLDYLNLDKISIKESSDTEVLQYQLQHLTLRGERMFSRNKT; from the coding sequence ATGTCTGTAAGGATGGAAATGGATATCAATGGAGTGTCAAGGGCACACGTCTCTATTCTTCCTGCAGCTGAGATCAAAGCCGCATTAAAACCAGAAGCAGAAAGACCTCGCTGTGCCAGCACTCCATGTTCACCTATCAGAGGTACTGTTGCAGGATACCAGATCCTCCACATGGACTCACACTATCTGGTGGGTTTCACCACTGGGGAGGAGCTGCTCAAACTGGCCCATCAGTGGTCAGAAGGCACTCCGGAGAAGGGTTCTGTATCAGAAGCTGTGTCAAGCTCCATCCAGAGCACTGTCCCAAAGTCTGTGGACTTGGGCATCCACCGTTCTTCAAGAATCTGCAAAGGCAAAAGTCGCTACTACCAACCCTACGACATTCCTACTGCCAATGGGCGGAGACGGAGGCGTATGCCCAGCTCGAGCGACACCTTTCTCAGGTCCCTGGCCCACGGGGAGCCTGGGAAGGGACTTCATGCAACACTACCCCTATGTCTGCTGAAAGGGAAGAGGGCCCAGTCCAAGTCTCTGGACTACCTTAATCTGGACAAAATAAGCATCAAAGAGTCATCGGACACTGAGGTGTTACAGTATCAACTGCAGCACCTTACCCTGCGGGGGGAGCGCATGTTTTCCAGAAACAAGACTTGA
- the pomk gene encoding protein O-mannose kinase → MLRSRQVYLAEWRGQKMALSKLSSLDYLEDFLHGLSMLQALQGPQVVQLVGFCLEDHTLVTEHHPLGPLLNLDGVLAQEQHQQYNNWQTRLRLAIDYVFILHYLHNSPVGRRVMCDSNSLEKTLSQFLLTSDFHLVVNDLDALPEADPSRGLLVKCGHRELTGDFVAPEQLWPFRNEGKLFSDDLMPKYDEKTDIWKIPDVAWFLMGKVPGGDVVHFHLFQIHKECKKEDPKLRPSALDVLKVYKSVYSSMVQDHAGFRDML, encoded by the coding sequence GTCTATCTGGCAGAGTGGAGGGGTCAGAAGATGGCTCTGTCCAAACTATCTTCTCTGGATTACCTGGAGGATTTTCTCCATGGATTGTCCATGTTGCAGGCCTTGCAGGGCCCACAGGTGGTGCAGTTAGTGGGGTTTTGCCTTGAAGACCACACCCTGGTCACAGAGCACCACCCACTTGGCCCACTGCTTAACTTGGATGGTGTTCTTGCACAAGAGCAGCACCAGCAATACAACAATTGGCAGACCCGGCTGAGGCTTGCTATAGATTATGTCTTCATCCTCCATTATCTCCATAACAGCCCAGTTGGGCGGAGGGTTATGTGTGATTCCAACAGCCTGGAGAAAACTCTCTCCCAGTTTCTGCTGACAAGTGACTTTCACCTGGTAGTGAATGATCTTGATGCGCTACCTGAGGCGGACCCATCCAGAGGCTTGTTGGTTAAATGTGGTCACCGGGAGCTCACTGGGGACTTTGTTGCCCCAGAGCAACTTTGGCCATTCAGAAATGAAGGGAAGCTATTTTCAGACGATCTCATGCCTAAGTATGATGAGAAGACAGACATCTGGAAAATCCCAGATGTGGCATGGTTCCTGATGGGAAAGGTACCTGGAGGGGATGTAGTCCACTTTCATCTTTTTCAGATCCACAAGGAGTGTAAGAAGGAAGACCCCAAGCTCCGCCCTTCAGCATTGGATGTTTTGAAGGTGTATAAATCGGTTTATAGCAGCATGGTGCAAGACCATGCTGGCTTTAGAGACATGCTGTAG